A window of Belonocnema kinseyi isolate 2016_QV_RU_SX_M_011 chromosome 9, B_treatae_v1, whole genome shotgun sequence contains these coding sequences:
- the LOC117180199 gene encoding uncharacterized protein LOC117180199, with protein MLHIQAPAMDAEDSSPVNSADEEDLLASDVEMEDQIQEQPGSSRVSSTLPQNCNKHQQNKYLMFQQYVQYEPGNHFLQAIPELRNGGGFVRNAETDANQIKDAINVNVQKHSYEDPPGEILNVANGSRRPHNKSAGGWIRYRNSVSQKNRNRRLIAFINAQVDKEDRQLPEDQHTDLPTIRNFTNDSRNQPKNKPGGYFQHNELTREKSRDQRFIALINAQLDNEDRQKREGRGGERRVQIDYERIKDFLRAGARGDDGRRDGGHTDDWLRDGGRTEGGLRHEGRTYGGRRDGKRAGDWIRDRCRTDGRLRDRGRTDGRLWDGRRTYDWLRNGGQTASKLRDGGRTDGRLRNGGRTDGSLRDGGRTGGASKEWRPYRW; from the exons ATGTTGCATATTCAAGCACCGGCGATGGATGCAGAAGATTCTAGCCCAGTAAATTCTGCG GACGAGGAAGACCTGCTCGCCAGCGATGTTGAAATGGAAGACCAGATTCAGGAACAACCTGGTTCTAGCAGGGTTTCGAGTACTTTACCCCAAAATTGCAATAAACatcagcaaaataaatatttgatgttCCAACAGTACGTGCAGTATGAACCAGGAAATCACTTTTTACAG GCAATACCAGAGCTCCGCAATGGCGGCGGATTTGTCAGAAACGCTGAAACGGATGCCAATCAGATTAAGGATGCTATTAATGTTAACGTCCAAAAGCATTCGTACGAGGATCCACCGGGCGAAATCCTAAATGTGGCAAACGGTTCTAGAC GCCCACACAACAAGAGTGCTGGAGGTTGGATCCGGTACAGGAATTCCGTGTCCCAAAAGAACCGAAATCGGCGACTCATAGCCTTCATAAATGCGCAGGTGGATAAGGAAGACAGGCAGCTACCGGAGGATCAGCACACCGACCTACCAACCATAAGAAATTTTACAAACGATTCTAGAA ATCAACCCAAAAATAAGCCTGGAGGCTATTTCCAGCATAATGAGTTAACACGCGAAAAGAGCCGAGATCAGCGTTTCATAGCTCTCATAAATGCACAATTGGATAATGAAGACAGGCAGAAGAGAGAAGGCCGTGGAGGTGAACGTAGGGTGCAAATCGACTACGAGCGCATAAAGGATTTCCTAAGGGCTGGTGCGCGAGGGGATGATGGTCGAAGGGATGGTGGGCACACCGATGATTGGCTAAGGGATGGGGGGCGAACGGAAGGCGGCCTGAGACATGAAGGGCGAACGTACGGTGGGCGAAGAGATGGAAAGCGCGCAGGTGATTGGATAAGGGATAGATGCCGAACGGATGGTAGGCTAAGAGATAGAGGACGAACGGATGGTAGACTATGGGATGGAAGGCGCACATATGATTGGTTAAGGAACGGAGGCCAAACAGCTAGTAAACTAAGAGATGGTGGACGAACGGATGGTAGGCTAAGAAATGGAGGACGAACAGATGGTAGTCTAAGGGATGGAGGGCGCACAGGTGGTGCTTCTAAGGAATGGAGGCCGTACAGATGGTAG